One window of Mesorhizobium sp. WSM4904 genomic DNA carries:
- a CDS encoding dihydrodipicolinate synthase family protein, translated as MPDHLAALPANAPRGIWGAVLLAVGEDGEIDWSATRETIASLCASGVDGIYSNGTACEFHSQTEDEFDRLNALVAEEADRAGVLFQIGISQSNARVARERLRRVVELSPSAIQFTLPDWWPPSDDEIWRFAKGLAETAPSLPLVLYNPPHAKRRLTLQAIARLREAVPTLIGAKLPGGDENWFDEMRKLLPGFSVFVPGHTLATGYAQGAHGSYSNVACLSPKGALSWWQQILSGAPDAIEMQARIGAFLADHVLPLRERCQVSDAALDKAMAAAGGWGKIGPRLLWPYCCVPDAEIVPLATAVRTSFPEWW; from the coding sequence TTGCCTGACCATCTCGCCGCCCTGCCCGCCAACGCGCCGCGAGGCATCTGGGGCGCCGTCCTGCTTGCTGTCGGCGAGGATGGTGAGATCGACTGGAGCGCGACGCGCGAAACCATTGCCAGCCTGTGCGCCTCCGGCGTCGACGGCATCTATTCGAACGGCACGGCATGCGAGTTCCACTCTCAGACCGAAGACGAGTTCGACAGACTGAACGCGTTGGTCGCGGAGGAGGCAGATCGTGCCGGTGTTCTTTTCCAGATTGGCATTAGCCAGTCGAACGCGCGCGTGGCGCGCGAGCGTCTGCGGCGTGTTGTGGAGTTGTCGCCTTCAGCCATCCAGTTCACCCTGCCCGACTGGTGGCCGCCGAGCGACGATGAGATTTGGCGTTTCGCGAAGGGCCTCGCCGAGACGGCGCCAAGCCTCCCCCTTGTCCTCTACAACCCGCCGCATGCGAAACGACGGCTTACGTTGCAGGCTATAGCGCGCCTCCGTGAGGCAGTGCCGACATTGATCGGCGCGAAGCTACCGGGAGGCGACGAGAACTGGTTCGATGAGATGCGAAAGCTGCTGCCGGGTTTCTCGGTATTCGTGCCCGGGCATACGCTGGCGACTGGTTACGCTCAAGGCGCCCACGGCAGCTATTCCAATGTCGCCTGTCTCAGTCCAAAGGGTGCATTGTCGTGGTGGCAGCAGATATTGAGCGGCGCACCGGATGCTATCGAGATGCAGGCGCGCATAGGGGCATTCTTGGCCGATCACGTATTGCCGCTCCGCGAGCGTTGCCAGGTCAGCGACGCCGCGCTGGACAAGGCAATGGCTGCGGCCGGCGGCTGGGGCAAGATCGGCCCGCGCCTTTTGTGGCCATACTGTTGCGTCCCCGATGCTGAGATCGTGCCGTTGGCAACGGCGGTTCGTACGAGCTTTCCGGAGTGGTGGTAG
- a CDS encoding Gfo/Idh/MocA family oxidoreductase produces MIGVGIIGAGHFGAAHAHAIEKVDGVRLVAACRNDEPALSAFTAEHGGRGYRDWRALVEDRDVDAVLIATPHHLHTEMAIGAAQAGKHILLEKPMAPTAAACDAINAAAAANGVKLMVGHLMHFSRPCMAAKEALAEGSLGRPLIASSWMIKLWMEQNRRDWHLGYGTGGGMLMTAGIHALDRLVWLMDDDVVSVGAMLGAKFHDQEADDASMLSLRFAGGGIGQIQSVGYRDGVASFAMDLVCEHGTLRIDMDRGTSLGRGTRLTDLPNSFEPNWMHNAVIREWTHLRDAILNDAPVTVTGNYGRKIIAIIEAAYRSNKSRREEELA; encoded by the coding sequence ATGATTGGAGTTGGGATTATCGGCGCCGGGCATTTTGGCGCCGCGCACGCGCATGCGATCGAAAAGGTAGATGGCGTCCGCCTTGTCGCGGCATGCCGCAACGACGAGCCCGCGCTTAGCGCCTTCACCGCCGAGCACGGCGGCCGCGGCTACAGGGACTGGCGCGCACTCGTCGAAGACAGGGATGTCGATGCCGTTCTCATCGCCACGCCGCACCATCTGCACACGGAGATGGCGATCGGCGCGGCACAGGCCGGAAAGCACATCCTGCTGGAGAAGCCGATGGCTCCGACCGCCGCCGCCTGCGACGCGATCAATGCCGCGGCCGCTGCGAATGGCGTCAAGTTGATGGTCGGCCATCTGATGCATTTCTCACGCCCTTGCATGGCGGCAAAGGAGGCGCTCGCCGAGGGGTCGCTCGGCCGCCCGCTGATCGCTTCAAGCTGGATGATCAAGTTGTGGATGGAGCAGAACCGGCGGGATTGGCATCTCGGCTATGGAACCGGCGGCGGCATGCTCATGACCGCGGGGATTCATGCGCTCGACCGGCTGGTCTGGCTGATGGACGACGACGTCGTCTCGGTCGGCGCCATGCTCGGCGCCAAATTCCATGACCAAGAGGCGGACGACGCCTCAATGCTCAGCCTCCGCTTCGCAGGCGGTGGCATCGGCCAGATCCAAAGCGTCGGCTACCGCGACGGCGTCGCCAGTTTCGCAATGGATTTGGTCTGCGAGCACGGCACGCTGCGGATCGACATGGACCGGGGCACGTCGCTCGGTCGCGGCACCCGATTGACCGATCTGCCGAACTCATTCGAGCCAAACTGGATGCACAATGCCGTTATCCGCGAATGGACACATTTGCGCGACGCGATCCTTAACGATGCGCCGGTCACCGTGACCGGTAACTATGGCCGCAAGATCATCGCCATTATCGAGGCTGCATACCGATCGAACAAAAGCCGCAGGGAGGAAGAACTTGCCTGA
- a CDS encoding Gfo/Idh/MocA family oxidoreductase produces MKIILAGSSHWHAGMHLDAARAAGGEIIGVWDENQQHAEMFARSNSLYCSIDRFDDVLAAGADVILLMGHPRSVPERARRIIDAGIPLILEKPAASNTEILSELLELSRRRSAFVSVPFPNRFGPAVTAFRKLQQQGRAGTVAHGHFRIVNGPPERYAQDGVAWMADPEIGGGGALRNLGIHGIDAALDLAAGRLRLRTAYVGNRIHNSPVEDYALLVLEDETGAMFTVEAGYTFASMRPGGDFEWRIVSANATLIDHGDKAISASLDDGAGTELTPEPPATRYRLCMRDTFGRLARNEPATISLNDYVAAMSLIDTAYRKTRE; encoded by the coding sequence ATGAAGATCATTCTTGCCGGTTCGAGCCACTGGCACGCCGGAATGCACCTGGACGCTGCCCGCGCCGCCGGCGGCGAAATCATCGGTGTTTGGGACGAGAATCAACAACACGCAGAGATGTTTGCGCGGTCGAATTCGCTTTACTGCTCAATCGATCGCTTCGACGATGTGCTCGCGGCCGGAGCCGACGTCATTCTTCTGATGGGACATCCCCGCAGTGTGCCGGAGCGGGCGCGCCGGATTATTGATGCAGGCATTCCGTTGATCCTTGAGAAGCCGGCGGCAAGCAACACCGAGATTTTGTCGGAACTGCTCGAGCTGAGCCGGCGTCGAAGTGCCTTCGTGAGCGTGCCGTTCCCCAACCGCTTCGGGCCAGCGGTCACCGCGTTCCGCAAGCTGCAGCAGCAAGGCCGCGCCGGGACCGTTGCGCATGGCCACTTCAGGATCGTCAACGGCCCGCCCGAACGCTATGCGCAAGATGGGGTAGCCTGGATGGCCGACCCAGAAATCGGCGGTGGCGGCGCGTTGCGCAATCTGGGCATCCACGGCATCGACGCCGCGCTCGACCTCGCTGCCGGCCGCCTCAGGCTGAGAACGGCATACGTGGGCAACCGCATCCACAATTCACCTGTCGAAGACTATGCCCTGCTGGTGCTCGAGGACGAGACCGGTGCGATGTTCACCGTCGAGGCGGGCTATACCTTTGCATCCATGCGCCCCGGCGGTGATTTCGAATGGCGCATCGTCAGCGCCAACGCGACTTTGATCGATCACGGCGACAAAGCTATCTCGGCCAGCCTGGATGATGGAGCAGGCACAGAGCTCACGCCGGAACCGCCGGCGACGCGCTACCGCCTTTGCATGCGCGACACTTTCGGCCGGCTGGCGCGAAACGAGCCGGCGACGATCTCTCTCAATGACTACGTCGCGGCAATGTCGCTCATCGATACCGCTTACCGGAAGACACGAGAATGA
- a CDS encoding FadR/GntR family transcriptional regulator — MAKEEEANVQAMKSLEPLNRQPLLHVTVQESLRNYIEANKLKAGDALPPETFLAQQLGVGRNSVREAIKALESIGILETRRGIGVFVKEFSFKPLLDNLAYGLQDSLRDVEELREMRRVLETGLIGKTIEMISAEDIEALRGLTEEMRRRAERNESFAAEDQQFHQLLFRCQNNRMLSALIDIFWIAFNKASNFANLDNPTPLATWRDHHEIVEAVAAKDTERARQRLDDHYRGIQQVIAKNRNT; from the coding sequence ATGGCCAAGGAGGAAGAAGCAAACGTGCAGGCGATGAAGTCGCTTGAGCCACTCAATCGCCAACCCTTGCTGCATGTCACGGTGCAGGAGAGCCTCAGGAACTACATAGAGGCGAACAAGCTCAAGGCCGGGGACGCGCTGCCCCCGGAAACATTCCTTGCCCAGCAGCTCGGTGTCGGACGCAACTCCGTTCGTGAGGCCATCAAGGCGCTGGAGTCGATCGGCATCTTGGAGACGCGCCGAGGCATCGGCGTCTTCGTCAAGGAGTTCTCTTTCAAGCCGCTGCTCGACAATCTCGCTTATGGCTTGCAGGACTCGTTGCGCGACGTCGAGGAGCTCCGCGAAATGCGCCGCGTGCTTGAGACGGGGCTCATCGGCAAGACGATCGAGATGATCAGCGCCGAGGACATCGAGGCTCTGCGCGGCTTGACCGAGGAAATGCGCCGGCGCGCCGAGCGAAACGAAAGCTTCGCCGCCGAGGACCAGCAGTTCCACCAGCTGCTGTTCCGTTGCCAGAACAACCGAATGCTGAGCGCGCTGATCGACATCTTCTGGATCGCGTTCAACAAGGCATCGAACTTCGCGAACCTGGACAATCCGACGCCCCTCGCCACCTGGCGGGACCATCACGAGATCGTTGAGGCCGTGGCGGCCAAGGATACCGAGCGCGCGCGCCAGCGCCTCGACGATCACTATCGAGGAATCCAGCAAGTCATAGCCAAAAATCGAAACACGTGA
- a CDS encoding ABC transporter substrate-binding protein, with the protein MGIRNTACRLALAGLLIAGTAFAAVDEAQAGKTITGGFDVGPGGLPKNFNPLVSTAGFTWLSTYFEPLVVWNAELTELKGSLAKDWKVSDDQLTYTFNLAKETWHDGKPFTSKDVKFTLDLARNKASGSLFAARLGDIQSVETPDDRTVVIKLSKPNGSFLAVITQVLILPEHALAGIAPEQLANSKWWSTTPVGTGPFKFKQYVTDQYVELSADDDYRGGKPKVDTLINRYFENPAAAVAALRAGEIQFTYVEPDDAATFKNDSNYTLIEGGSYVVNYIGLNQKVDLFKDLKVRQAIMYAIDRNAIVKSLYGGAAKVANCGYVAPHLVPEGLEPYAYDPQKAKALLSEAGWDKINGDKPITLLTYYGSPQAANVMAAIQSMLAQVGVNIVPRVVDTPTYNGIVYKQGTPDWNAFPMIYAGLQNGPNPAGLNPGLNKSQLPPAGFNTMRIEFDDLSEAFDAALGQTDPAKVNASWQDVCKAMNKDLPWATLWVANRYGVASKKLKDFVWTPAPAGGPYAAHPELWDIQ; encoded by the coding sequence ATGGGCATAAGGAACACTGCGTGTCGTCTGGCCCTTGCCGGCCTGCTGATCGCCGGAACCGCTTTCGCTGCGGTCGACGAGGCACAGGCTGGCAAGACCATCACCGGCGGCTTCGATGTCGGCCCAGGCGGCTTGCCCAAGAACTTCAACCCGCTCGTGTCGACCGCCGGCTTTACCTGGCTCAGCACCTATTTCGAGCCGCTGGTCGTCTGGAACGCCGAGCTGACCGAGCTGAAAGGCAGTCTTGCCAAGGACTGGAAGGTCAGCGACGACCAGCTGACCTATACATTCAACCTTGCCAAGGAGACCTGGCACGACGGCAAGCCCTTCACCTCCAAGGACGTGAAGTTCACATTGGATCTTGCGAGGAACAAGGCATCGGGCAGCCTGTTTGCCGCCCGCTTGGGCGACATCCAATCGGTCGAGACGCCGGATGACCGCACGGTGGTGATCAAGCTGTCGAAGCCCAATGGCTCCTTCCTCGCCGTCATCACCCAGGTGCTGATCCTGCCTGAGCACGCACTTGCCGGCATCGCGCCAGAACAGCTGGCCAACAGCAAATGGTGGTCGACGACGCCGGTCGGAACGGGTCCGTTCAAATTCAAGCAATACGTGACGGACCAGTATGTCGAGCTCTCCGCGGATGACGACTACCGCGGCGGCAAGCCCAAGGTCGACACGCTCATCAACCGCTATTTCGAGAACCCGGCGGCGGCCGTCGCCGCGCTTCGTGCCGGCGAAATCCAGTTCACCTATGTCGAGCCGGACGACGCCGCCACATTCAAGAACGACAGCAACTACACGCTGATCGAAGGTGGCTCCTACGTGGTCAACTACATCGGCCTCAACCAGAAGGTGGACCTTTTCAAGGACCTGAAGGTGCGCCAGGCAATCATGTATGCGATCGATCGCAATGCGATCGTCAAGAGCCTCTATGGCGGTGCCGCTAAGGTCGCAAACTGCGGCTACGTCGCGCCGCATCTGGTGCCTGAAGGGCTGGAGCCCTACGCCTACGATCCGCAAAAGGCCAAGGCACTGCTCTCCGAGGCCGGCTGGGACAAGATCAACGGCGACAAGCCGATCACCCTGCTGACCTATTACGGCTCGCCGCAGGCCGCCAACGTCATGGCTGCCATCCAGTCGATGCTCGCCCAGGTCGGCGTCAACATCGTGCCGCGTGTCGTCGATACGCCCACCTATAACGGCATCGTCTACAAGCAAGGCACGCCGGACTGGAACGCGTTTCCGATGATCTATGCCGGCCTGCAGAACGGTCCGAATCCGGCGGGGCTCAATCCTGGCCTCAACAAGTCGCAGCTCCCCCCGGCGGGCTTCAACACCATGCGCATCGAGTTCGACGACCTGAGCGAAGCGTTTGATGCCGCTCTCGGGCAGACCGATCCCGCAAAGGTCAACGCTTCCTGGCAGGATGTCTGCAAGGCGATGAACAAGGACCTGCCCTGGGCGACCTTGTGGGTAGCAAATCGCTACGGCGTCGCTTCCAAGAAGTTGAAGGATTTCGTGTGGACGCCGGCTCCGGCGGGCGGCCCCTATGCCGCCCATCCCGAACTCTGGGACATCCAGTGA
- a CDS encoding ABC transporter permease: protein MLSFIARRSAAGLLMVLALSVLIFLLLRLAPGDPIDAYINPSVPLSPQDLEALRLRLGLDQPLPIQYLGWLRAALSGDFGYSIQRSGDAVLPLVLERVGPTALLMGTGLAIAIVAGIAGGIVSAVRRNAWPDISLSVLSFVGISSPAFLTALLGLYFFSVLLRWAPSGGMQTPGTPFSVFDVLTHLILPACLLSIGHAAMIMRYMRSSLLEVLGQDYVRTARAKGVREFWVIMKHATRNALLPVITLIGSTIGIAVGGAIFLESVFNWPGMGLLLVNAVGTRDYPVIMGATLVVGACVILVNLLTDIAYAFVDPRIRVS from the coding sequence ATGCTGAGCTTCATCGCCCGCCGCAGCGCCGCAGGATTGTTGATGGTGCTCGCATTGAGCGTCCTGATCTTCCTCCTGCTGCGGCTAGCGCCCGGCGATCCGATCGACGCCTATATCAATCCGTCGGTGCCACTGTCGCCGCAAGACCTGGAGGCACTGCGGCTGCGCCTCGGCCTCGATCAGCCGCTGCCGATCCAGTATCTCGGCTGGCTTCGCGCCGCCCTGTCGGGAGATTTCGGCTATTCGATCCAGCGGAGCGGCGACGCGGTGCTTCCGCTGGTGCTGGAACGCGTCGGCCCGACTGCGCTTCTCATGGGGACCGGCCTCGCGATAGCGATCGTCGCTGGAATCGCCGGCGGCATCGTCAGCGCTGTTCGACGCAACGCATGGCCCGACATTTCCCTTTCGGTGCTGTCGTTTGTCGGCATTTCCAGTCCGGCCTTCCTGACCGCGTTACTGGGCCTATATTTCTTCTCGGTTCTGCTGCGCTGGGCTCCATCCGGCGGTATGCAGACGCCCGGAACGCCATTCTCGGTGTTTGACGTGCTTACACATCTCATCCTTCCCGCCTGCCTGCTGTCGATCGGCCATGCGGCCATGATCATGCGGTATATGCGTTCCTCGCTGCTCGAGGTTCTCGGCCAGGACTATGTGCGCACGGCGCGGGCCAAGGGCGTGCGCGAGTTCTGGGTGATCATGAAACATGCGACGCGCAACGCGCTGCTTCCCGTAATCACCTTGATCGGCTCGACCATCGGTATCGCGGTGGGTGGAGCGATCTTTCTCGAGAGCGTCTTCAACTGGCCGGGCATGGGGCTTTTGCTAGTGAACGCCGTCGGCACCCGCGACTATCCGGTCATCATGGGCGCGACGCTGGTAGTCGGCGCCTGCGTCATCCTTGTCAATCTTCTCACCGACATCGCCTATGCGTTTGTCGATCCGCGCATTCGGGTTTCGTGA
- a CDS encoding ABC transporter permease — MGQGVPRTKGPLRRAFGRFIANRAARAGLIILIPILLAVSTYHLWWPVGPNAIDLRAMNKGPSVAHWLGSDGVGRDVMARVLEGGRISLIVAVGSVAISTVIGFLVGAIASFGGRVVDSTVMRLVDLAMTLPPVIFLLVLASIAGTGIMPTILVISLLSWPVLSRMVRARLMELRERDFVVAARGMGARMPHLLLRHGLPNSIDILVVYATLQIANAILLEAGLSFLGLGIPPPEASWGNMLNLARSTIVLEQYPWQWMFPGAALVLTVLAINFIGDGLRDAFDPRSDLN, encoded by the coding sequence ATGGGACAGGGAGTGCCACGGACAAAGGGTCCGCTGCGCCGGGCATTTGGCCGCTTCATCGCAAACCGCGCCGCACGCGCCGGTCTCATCATCCTGATCCCGATCCTGCTTGCCGTCTCGACCTATCACCTGTGGTGGCCGGTCGGACCGAATGCAATCGATCTCAGGGCAATGAACAAAGGCCCGTCGGTGGCGCATTGGCTGGGCAGCGACGGCGTCGGCCGTGATGTCATGGCGCGTGTCCTTGAGGGCGGTCGCATCTCCCTGATCGTTGCCGTGGGCTCGGTCGCAATCTCGACAGTCATCGGCTTTCTGGTCGGTGCGATCGCCAGTTTCGGCGGCCGCGTGGTCGACAGCACCGTCATGCGCCTCGTCGATCTCGCAATGACCTTGCCGCCGGTGATCTTTCTTCTGGTGCTCGCCTCGATTGCCGGGACGGGGATCATGCCAACCATTCTCGTCATCTCGCTGCTGTCCTGGCCGGTGCTCTCGCGCATGGTCCGCGCACGCCTCATGGAACTGCGCGAACGCGATTTCGTCGTTGCGGCGCGCGGGATGGGTGCGCGGATGCCGCACCTCCTGTTACGCCATGGCTTGCCGAACTCAATCGACATACTGGTCGTCTACGCCACCTTGCAGATCGCCAATGCGATCCTGCTGGAGGCTGGCCTCTCCTTCCTTGGGCTCGGCATACCGCCGCCCGAGGCCAGCTGGGGCAACATGCTCAACCTTGCCCGTTCGACCATCGTGCTGGAGCAGTATCCCTGGCAATGGATGTTTCCTGGCGCGGCCCTCGTACTCACCGTTCTGGCCATCAACTTCATCGGTGACGGCCTGCGCGACGCCTTCGACCCCAGATCCGATCTCAACTGA
- a CDS encoding dihydrodipicolinate synthase family protein, producing MPLFTGVVPPVVTPLNPDFSVDFPSFTRVLENLLNGGVHGLFVLGSTSEVVFHDETARQAIVDHAVKVNNGRVPLFVGVIDPTTDRVINHSRIAKAAGADAIVVTAPFYARTSQPEIIDHFRYIRDAVDIPIIAYDIPVCVHVKLERKTTVTMAREGIVAGLKDSSGDDGNLRYVLQDMASDRGFFGMTGSEIMVDTALSMGAHGVVPGLANVDPRGYVKLWNLLQAGDHKAARAEQERLLKLFEIVTISLGRTSAGSAGVGAFKSAMRSLGIIASHTMARPQRTLNDEEAAKIDTILRDVGLFG from the coding sequence ATGCCTCTCTTCACCGGCGTCGTGCCACCCGTCGTCACCCCGCTCAATCCCGATTTCAGCGTCGACTTCCCGTCCTTCACGCGGGTTCTCGAAAATCTCCTGAATGGTGGCGTGCACGGTCTGTTCGTGCTCGGCTCGACCAGTGAAGTCGTGTTCCACGATGAAACCGCCCGCCAGGCGATCGTCGACCATGCGGTCAAGGTCAACAACGGGCGAGTGCCTCTCTTCGTCGGTGTCATCGACCCGACAACCGACCGCGTCATCAATCATTCCCGGATTGCCAAGGCGGCCGGTGCCGATGCCATCGTCGTCACCGCGCCGTTTTATGCACGGACCAGCCAGCCCGAAATCATCGACCACTTCCGCTACATCAGGGATGCGGTCGATATCCCGATCATCGCCTATGACATTCCGGTCTGCGTCCACGTAAAACTGGAGCGCAAGACGACCGTGACCATGGCCAGGGAAGGGATCGTGGCCGGACTGAAGGACTCCAGCGGCGACGACGGCAATCTTCGCTACGTGCTGCAGGATATGGCCAGCGACCGCGGCTTCTTCGGCATGACCGGGTCGGAGATCATGGTCGACACCGCGCTGTCGATGGGCGCTCATGGTGTCGTTCCGGGGCTCGCCAATGTCGACCCGCGTGGCTACGTCAAGCTCTGGAATCTCTTACAGGCGGGTGACCACAAGGCTGCTCGGGCCGAACAGGAGCGCCTCTTGAAGCTGTTCGAGATCGTGACGATCTCGCTTGGCCGTACAAGCGCCGGCTCGGCCGGCGTCGGCGCCTTCAAGTCGGCGATGCGCAGCCTGGGGATTATCGCCTCGCACACGATGGCGCGCCCGCAGCGCACGTTGAACGACGAGGAGGCGGCGAAGATCGACACCATCCTGCGCGACGTTGGATTGTTTGGCTGA
- a CDS encoding ABC transporter ATP-binding protein, giving the protein MGAPTLDVCGLRAAFRIAGREIAAIQDIGLTIAPGETVALVGESGSGKSVTSLSIMGLLPRRVGRIVEGSIRLRRKDGTEAELTTLDAEGLRRIRGNDIGMVFQEPMTSLNPVFTVGEQIAEPIRIHLGKSRREAALDAVRLLVQVGIPDPERRALQYPHELSGGMRQRVTIAMALACDPTLLIADEPTTALDVTIQAQILALMEKLQAERGMSILFVTHNLGVVAEIADRVAVMYAGRIVESGPVAQVFSHPRHPYTVGLMRSAPRLGEATALKAAGTPLPTIAGNVPSLAMLPKGCAFAPRCSMAIDACRTAVPQLYQVSPSQKSRCLRWEEL; this is encoded by the coding sequence GTGGGCGCGCCTACCCTCGACGTCTGCGGCCTGCGCGCCGCGTTCCGCATCGCGGGGCGCGAGATCGCTGCCATCCAGGACATCGGCCTGACGATCGCGCCGGGCGAAACCGTCGCGCTCGTTGGCGAGTCGGGATCCGGCAAGTCTGTGACGAGCCTGTCGATCATGGGCTTGCTGCCGCGACGCGTCGGCAGGATTGTCGAGGGATCGATCAGGCTCAGGCGCAAGGACGGCACCGAAGCTGAGCTGACCACCCTTGATGCCGAAGGGTTGCGGCGCATCAGGGGGAATGACATCGGTATGGTGTTTCAGGAGCCGATGACCAGCCTTAATCCGGTCTTCACGGTCGGCGAGCAGATCGCGGAGCCGATCCGCATCCATCTTGGCAAATCGCGACGCGAGGCCGCGCTGGATGCAGTGCGGCTGCTGGTGCAGGTTGGCATTCCGGATCCCGAACGACGGGCGCTCCAATACCCGCACGAGTTGTCGGGCGGCATGCGCCAGCGCGTGACGATCGCCATGGCGCTTGCCTGCGACCCGACGCTGCTCATTGCCGACGAGCCGACGACGGCGCTCGACGTGACCATCCAGGCACAGATCCTGGCGCTTATGGAAAAACTGCAGGCAGAGCGCGGCATGAGCATTCTTTTCGTCACCCACAATCTCGGCGTCGTGGCCGAGATCGCCGACCGGGTCGCCGTCATGTATGCGGGACGCATCGTCGAATCCGGACCGGTGGCGCAGGTGTTTTCCCATCCGCGTCACCCCTACACGGTTGGCCTCATGCGCTCCGCGCCGCGCCTCGGCGAGGCGACCGCGCTGAAGGCCGCCGGCACACCGCTGCCCACCATCGCCGGCAATGTTCCCTCGCTGGCCATGCTGCCAAAGGGCTGTGCCTTCGCGCCACGCTGCAGCATGGCGATCGATGCCTGCCGGACCGCCGTGCCGCAACTTTATCAGGTGTCGCCGAGCCAGAAGAGCCGGTGTCTCAGATGGGAGGAACTCTAG
- a CDS encoding ABC transporter ATP-binding protein encodes MPAPYLSVRNLTKHFAPQAFSRGPVVKALQDVSFDIERGEVVGLVGESGSGKTTIGRSVLRLIEPTSGEIRFEGIDITKLGATELRRQRRKMQYIFQDPFASLSPRMTIGQILTEGLDIQCIGSKAERRARAKEALLAVELSADAFDCYAHEFSGGQRQRIGIARALTLEPEFIVADEPVSALDVSIQAQVINLLHDLKLRLGLTMLFISHDLAVVEYICDMVVVLYLGRIMEVAPAAELYASPRHPYTRALLSAIPSLDTAVKRRRQVLNGDIPSPANPPSGCVFRTRCPYAVEACAEMAPALTEVAPRHRKACIRDDIE; translated from the coding sequence ATGCCGGCCCCCTATCTTTCTGTCCGCAACCTGACCAAGCACTTCGCGCCTCAAGCCTTTTCCCGTGGTCCGGTGGTCAAGGCACTTCAGGATGTTTCTTTCGACATCGAGCGTGGCGAAGTCGTCGGGCTCGTCGGCGAATCCGGCTCGGGCAAGACCACGATCGGACGCTCGGTGCTCCGGCTCATCGAGCCGACTTCAGGCGAGATCAGATTCGAGGGGATCGACATCACCAAGCTCGGCGCGACCGAGCTGCGCCGGCAGCGGCGCAAGATGCAGTATATCTTCCAGGATCCCTTCGCCAGCCTCTCGCCGCGCATGACGATCGGACAGATCCTGACCGAAGGCCTGGATATCCAGTGCATCGGCAGTAAGGCCGAGCGCCGCGCGCGAGCGAAGGAGGCTCTCCTCGCGGTCGAGCTATCTGCAGACGCGTTCGACTGCTATGCGCACGAATTCTCCGGCGGTCAGCGGCAGCGCATCGGCATTGCGCGCGCTCTCACGCTGGAGCCTGAATTCATCGTCGCTGACGAGCCGGTATCCGCGCTCGACGTCTCGATCCAGGCGCAAGTCATCAATCTCCTGCACGACCTCAAGCTTCGCCTTGGTCTGACGATGCTGTTCATCTCGCATGACCTCGCGGTCGTCGAATATATCTGCGACATGGTCGTGGTGCTCTATCTGGGGCGGATCATGGAAGTGGCCCCCGCCGCGGAGCTTTATGCGAGCCCGCGACATCCCTACACCCGGGCTTTGCTCTCCGCGATCCCTTCGCTCGACACCGCCGTCAAGCGGCGGCGACAAGTTCTCAACGGCGACATACCAAGCCCGGCAAATCCGCCGTCGGGCTGCGTTTTCCGGACGCGCTGTCCGTACGCCGTCGAAGCTTGCGCTGAGATGGCGCCTGCCTTGACAGAGGTCGCTCCCCGGCACCGGAAGGCCTGCATCCGCGACGACATCGAGTGA